In Zootoca vivipara chromosome 15, rZooViv1.1, whole genome shotgun sequence, the genomic window TTAGGCTCAAATGCATGTGTGAAAAAAGGTAGCATACAGGGGAGCCCAGAGTTCAGAATGATTAATGATGCAATGGcatacatatttactcagaattcCCCCCTAATAGAACACACTTTTTCACtatatcctatacccttttaaaatgtggctcttttttgggggggggtattattgagttattgttcttattttgactttttatattgtgatcttttctgtgaaccaccctgagacctccgggtatagggtggtatataaattcaataataataataataataatattttcacaTGCACTTTTCACTAGTACACACCATTTTGAACACATTTTATGGCTGGAGAATTTGCATTTCAAAGTGATAAGTGCAAATTACGTGACAGTGGTTTGTCTCAGTTCATGTATTGGTATGTGAACTGCAGATTTGGTAGGTTCTCGTTTAGCACGCGGAAATTCCAGCAACCTTAATTCCTCTCCTTACTCTGCCGTAAAAGCACATCTGCGGGGGGCCCTGTAGTTGAGAAGATGAGCAGGAAGGCCTTGCGGATCGTTCCCCCTCTCGCCAAGTGTGGCAAGAGCAGGGCATTACAGTGTCAGcagaagggcgggggggggcacattccgGTTTCGCCTGAGGTTGCAAAGCAGGGCAGGCTTCCCCTGCTTCCCTAAATCAAGCAACCTCTCTCTTTATGCCCCAGcgttacccccccacacacacacttttcgcCCTTCAAAATGGCCTGGAGAAAATCTCAATGTGTTGAACTTCGGCGCATGGACTGTCGCTCCATGGGCTGACTGTCACCAAAAGCTGGTTGTGCTAATGTAACACAGccagtgctctccccccccccgggatgtaCGCaggggggtacgcatacccctaaacattttgtgaatcttttgtccatttactgtatttatttcccccaatttgaattataaaatggtggtttccttaagtcaaaatgagagtgccccgaaataatttttttttaaggaagatggGGAGCAGTTTGATCAGGAGCATTTGCTGGGAGGACCGGACTCATTCTCCTCATTGACCAGGAAGACCATCTGCTTGCTTGAGTCACAAGGTTGCTACTGCTGGGATGAAGCAGTGTTCAGCTTTCTTGCAGTTTGATGGAGCAGCTGGATGAAGTACCAGCAGAAACGGTCCTGGAGGCTAATGGCTTTGTTTCCGCCTTGTTCTCCCCTCCAGGCTCCCAGATCAGTTGCTTCTCTCCTGCCAACTTCACAGGGAAGCAATCGGCCTACGTTGACGCTGTGTGCTGGGACTCCTTGCTTCACTATGACTACGATACTATGGGAGACTCTCGATCCAGATCCCTCTGGGTCCTCAAGGTATCAGGAAGGAGGATTAGTGTATTTACTATATAGTACGGTATTTCAACTTAACATTTCAGTGATATATcagacataaataataaaaacaagattccgaggaatctcctggacttccatcctcccctttgtgggtcctattattaatcatttcatcCCACATCTTTTATAATACTCCAAATCTTTTACCTTTTCCATTATGCCCAGAATTCACCCTTagactacaagtgatattccaatcctactaatgattttaactgtttacaatggtctttaagaaaagttataaattttccccattccttgtttaaattttggtcttcctgatttctgactcttccggtcattttagccatttcagcatagtccattaacttcatctgccattcttctctggtaggaactctatcttctttccatctctgggcctaTCTCCCATGCCCCTGATGCCTCGGCAGTTCTTAGTGTGCTTTTCTGTCTCCCTCCACCTAGGTCTTCCCATATTCCTTGCTGGTGATTGCCGTCGCCATGTACCTGCCTTCTCTGCTCTGGAGATATGCGGCTGCCTCGTCGCTGAACTGCGACCTGCTCTTCATCATCGATGAGCTGGATAAATCCTACAACCGGTCCATCCGCTTAGTGCAACACATGGTGAAACTACAACAGTCTGGTACCGACCCAGAAGAGCTATGGGAGGAATATGACAAGTAAGCTCAAACGGATGGCTGAGAAGAGGGGATGCAGTtgagcacaggagccaactctCAGGGGCCGAGAACTCTTCaacccccccataaaatatttgagggtgccagggacccccccccccaaaaaagttgatgggcattgtcattcaaatggcgTATGTGGACCCCCTGCCATGGAATTCTAcccaatattgatccagagtagattccaaccTATAGtgagcagagtaaaaacataaacacgttgcaggattcccataaaaatagaccagaggcaattgcatttcatctagcagagctttactgctactgaaggcaaatgagcataatggccaCAGATCCAATACATTTAGGACTGggcctgtccataagaaatcctgctgcagcagacttaacttaaacttacaatcctatataataaagtccctgtgtctctgcatccagtccctgtgtctctgggtttgcgctactgcgcatgtgccccatggacacagggattggacgcagagactggacgcacacaccgCGCACTCTCCCCACCGATGAAGAGAACCAGAAACCAGTAAACGAGCCACTGGCAGCTTCTCCTCACGCCTCCCGTTCaagagcggctgctgctgctgcgggacaGCAAGATgccatcttcccgcaccccatcCTCCCGCCTGCTCAGCGTGCTCGGCCTCTTCAGCTGCTCAGTTGTCCATCGGGGGAGCCTGCGGCCCTCGGAGCACATCCCCGCCGGTGGAGGCGGTGAAGGAGACGACGCCTGCgctgtcccagggcttcccctccgttcttGCCCAGCCGCCGGTTGTGCCCGCCTATCTAGGCGGTGTGTTGTGAGGCGGCGGCAGCCGCCGCTCCTCCCCTCAGCCGCCTCCCAACTCCCCCCGCCCTGCGAACGTCGTCCTTCCTTCCTGCCAGTCACACGAAGCCGCCTCCACCGGCGGGGATGTGCGCCgagggtcccagggcttcccctccgttcccaccTGGCCGCCCATTGTGCCCGCCTCTCCGGGCGGCACGGCGTGAAGCGGTGGCcgcggccccggcttctcctataGCCGAGTGCCAGGGTTGCGATCCGGCCTTGCCGCTGCCGAGACAcgtgctctagcacccgttattttaacgggcttcaagatactagtcaCTTAGAATatgtctaaaccttaacactatagacagaacaccacaccagacggaagggagatagaaagagaaagtgaaccccagactccttctggccttacttttatagtcagcatgaccttgatagaaagagataacagaactagtttaagccagctgtgttcagcttctctggaggaataacccaaacatcaggaaccttctgcttttttctttcacacagagaagcttccagaagaatccagaaccctcttgaattaattagaataggaaagatctctagaCATCAGATCAATAcattctgtactaagaaatgtaAACtgacacaccccacaccccacaatagtttattcaagttggcacccctgtagtTGAGGTGGTAGGGCACCcattttgcatgtggaaggttccaggttcagtccctggcatctccctcGCCGATAAATTCCTGGAGAGCAATTGCTGGAAGGGACTTTAGGGCAGAAGTTCAGGTCCCTTAACTGGCTGAatgtgcagtacagtggtacctcgcaagacgaatgccctgaaagacgaattttttgcaagatgaatgcatcttgcaatctgatggtgactcacaagacgaattcattttgcgaaaaattcatcttgcgaatcgcggtttcccataggaatgcattgaaatttaattaatgtgttcctatgggcaaaaaaaagaaattttgatgcattcctatgggaaaccgcgatttgcaagacgaatttttcacaaaacgaattgactcgcagaacgaattaaattcatcttgcgaggtaccactgtataggtgaaGCAATAAACATTACCATGCTATTCTTGCAACTGTAACTTACTTTCAACTGTTTTTAAGACTGTatcttttaaattgctgtaacctgccctatGTCCTTATGGTGAATGGTGGGTAAGAAATTgaattaatattaataacaatatattggattaataataacaataattataggattaatattaataataaaaaggagcagTTCGCAGACTGTGGCTTGTGGACCACTGGTGGTTTGTGAGTTTCATTCAAGTGAGTCCACATTAAATATCCAGTTTGattttgcattgtatttttattgcttcttctaaTTCCTATATTGCATTTGATGGTATAACAATCCAAATTCCATAGGATTCaaatgataatacagtggtaccttgtttcctGAACAGCTTAGTtatcaaacaaatcagctcccaaacaccgcacACCCAGAAGAGAGTGTTCCggttgcaaacgttttttggaagccgaacatccaatgcggcttctgcttgagtgcaggaagctcctagagccaatcagaagccatgtcttggtttttgaatggttttgggagttgaacagactgccagaactgattaagtttgagaaccaaggtaccactgtataataaaatgcaacataGGAAGCAAAAGAAGCAACAAAATACAATGGAAAAACATACAGCATTGTGCACAGTGAATTACAATTGCTGTAACTTGCAAGGGGGTGGAGGCATTAAGTAGTCCgcaaagaccctcagcaattttcaagtggtctgtgggtgggggtgggggacctttgggaaccactgatttaaatAATTCTATCACCACCAGCCTGTTAAAGCCATTTAAGTCCAGACTCCAGAGCCTAAAAATACCTGCCTGCACCATTGCAGCCTCTCCTCAATCATGTTCTCTCCCCTGTAAGGCAGAGCCCCACCGATGACCAGATCTGTAGATCCAAGCTCTTTTCCAGCTATAATGGTAAACAGTCCTTGTTTGTCTCTCACCAAGGGCTCGCAGGGAACGCTATTTTGAATTCCCATTACTGGAGAGGTACCTCACTTGCAAGCAGCGCTCCTACTACCTCGTTGGGGTTTACGTGCTAcggaacctcctcctcctcttcctcctcgctgCCACCTGCTTCTACTTGGGCTACTTCCATGTGGGCGTCTTTTTCCAAGATGAGTTCAGCTGCACCATCAAAGTGGGCCTGCTAAGAGATGAGCTTCACATCCCAGGCTCGGTCCCTTGCAAGCTCGTCTTCTTCACCGTCTTCCAGGTGACCAGCATCTGCATCGGGTGCGTGTATGTCCTTCTGGGGCCCATCGTCATCTACCACCTGCTCCAGCTGTGCCAGTGGGACAAGCGACTCCTATCCATCTATGAGATGCTGCCGGCTTTTGACCTCCTCAGCAGGAAGATGCTGACCTGCCCTCTGAACGACCTGAACATCATTTTGCTGTTCCTGCGTGCCAACATCTCGGAGGTCAAGTCCTTCAGCAGGCTGAGCGTGCTGTGCACTCTGAGGGATGTCAGGGCGGATAAGGAAGACATTGACACTGTAGTGGATTTTATGACCCTCTTGGCTGGTCTGGAGATGTCGAAGCCTAAGCACAATCTCTGTGCCAATGGAAACTCGGCTCATCCCAACAGTGAAATTATTGGTAAGTAAGACCAGCAGAAAGCCAAGCTTTCTAACTTTTGTGGACAATGACCACAGCACAACTCAGATTTGTTCATGtcttgtcaggcttcagggactcggcttcctcctctcctttggccgtagataagcaggacaaagtgAAAAGAGTcccttaccatttaaagagtctttaatgatcacagcaaaagagcAAAGCAGCCATTCTTGGAATGaaggtgttcccaattaaggtttccacccacttctCCCCTGGTCACCTCCgcatcttgcaacctgatcttgcAACCATTGTGCTTTTTGTGTAGCCACCTTATCCGCTCTACGTGTCCTTGGACTAATAGGCTGGACAGTCCCCAGTGAGAGAGAGTCGGTTAGCTCTTTCTCTCCCGGTTCTTCACTTTGCTGTTTTCCCCAACTTTTGTCCTCAGAAttttgcccctctgcaaaccactgttccaaatctgtactgccccactgctcctgggcagcttcaggatcctggtcaggagccagggggagagggagagggatctcccaccattcctcatcggagcagtactcctcagcctggtctctgataTGTCTGCTCCTCTTTAGGTCATGCTAGGCTGCTGTAGCAAAAGACCACAACGAGTTGTgtagcaccttacagactaaCGCATTTATGCCTATATTGTTGAAAGTAACAAACCAAAAATGCATCATGTTTGGCaaaatcagtgcttttcttctagaaaaaagggtgccagtattcaccatgaagttgttacagtaagtgttaCATTTTTAACCAGAGCTTTTCTTCTTGAAAAAAAGGTACCAGTACTGCATGCCCTtgggtacccccagaaaaaaaaagcactgggcaaaaCTGCAAGGAAAAATGTGtatctttggggggtggggaaccacattaaaatgctggtgaattttcaagaggacGTACCCTTGCAAAATTGCAAAcggatgtgaaaatgtggagaactgaagagcaGGAATataagaaaccaaaacagataGATCTGCTCATCCCTAATCCTGATGCATTTTGTCAAGCTTTTCCACTGGTGTCAGGGCCGACCCAGGGCATTTTGGCACCCGAGGTGAATGACAAAATGGCGTCCTTCCCCaacagggaagaaggagtgagtgaagatctacatcaggaagaagggggaaataaagatcaacatcaggatctgctgcccctgtggattttGCCGCTCAAGTTAACTCACCTTGCCCAATAGGTGGGTCGGCCCAGACTAGAGCTGATGACAAGCGGTGGAATAATAGCCATAGCTATAGCCTGAACAAAACAGAATGCATGGGAACTAGCAAAttaattttgcatgcagaaaaaaaATGGATCTCAACGACCCTTTTGTGATACAAAGCCCTGTCTACTAGCATTCTTTGTTTACTATGAAGGAAGTCTAATTTAGCACACTGCTTTATTTAGTCATTACTTCGTGAAAATATTTGCATACTTTCTCCCCTGAATGGGGCAGCTAAGAAGAATTCACTAAGACCAAAAGATACACATGCCATCTGTGCCGCAGCAAGTTTCTCATAAAACAAGTTGCCACAAATTAGACAGCTGAAACTCTTTTATCTGCCAACTAAAACAGGCACCAAGTAAACAAAACATTTCGGCTAACCATCGAAAGTCAGGGTAAACAGAGCAGCTTTTGCTTGCaatttagaaagaaaagaaaggagggacCAGATAGATTTATTAGAGACTAGcgggccctgccacacgttgctgtagCTCTGatgctccatttaacagactgagctacagcaacgtgtggcagggcccgCTAGTCTCTAATAAATCTATCTGGTCCCTCCTTCAAACTCCcctgaccttcagagtccccgttttatgtgtgttatgtttacacaggggcatccctgtgtctccccccccaccctgttctgacccattacctatcccagcccctcccccaccctgactcatccctgtgattgggcccaccctgtcccaacccaggACCTACTTGCCTGtcgccagtgcttttttctggggggggggatgcaggggtatgcatacccctaaacattttgtggatctttgtacttttgtccatttactgtatttatttcccccggtttgaactataaaatggtgattttcttgagtcaaaatgagagtacccctaagcattttatttaaaagcctGTATCTCAGATTaagtcttgtcctttgcctccaACGTCTGGCCTTGGAGAGATGTTCTTCTGTCGCCACATGATAATTACATAAATATACCGTTAGGCTTGCTTGTGTAAACGCTTCCAATAGGGGCTCCCCAGTGTGTATCCCAACCGCTTCATAATCAGctactgtttgttgttgttgtttttttaaaaaagacgttGAGTATAAGAAAGGATTCAGGATGTTTCAAACCCTCCTGCATTTGTGGGAAGCTCTGGAAATTTACTTTGCATGGCAAGTgccaaggaaggggaaaaaacccagtgCAGTCAGTGTGACTGCCTGCCGTGCTTTTCGTTAACTCCGTAGAGAGTGGGGAAAACAGTTTTCATTCAGAGAGCAGCTCCAAGGCTACATGCAGCAAAGCACAGAGCAACCGCACGAACGATCCCTGGAAGCAGCAATGCCCCTGATATCCACCCCATCTCTAAAGAGAAATATGAATGAGGGAAGGCACACTGCTAGTCcccattattattaaaaaccctGTTCTGCTGAACACAAGCGGTCCAGCTGGCAACAGCACATTTAAGTGTGCAAAATGCTCTATTTACCACCTTGTCTATGTTTGGTCTCCACTGCAACCCTCTTTGGTTGCTTTTACTCCTGTTGTATGGATGGGGAACTTTGCGTAGTTTATTAAGGCTTGGCCCATAGGCATTCGCATATCAGATAAATAAACACAGCACAAAACCCAACAGTATAAAAAGCTGCATAAAACCATGTTACTGCTTAGAATCGTACATAAAAagggcttccggtccagcgccagcgccgatcggcggggtctttgtctcgctccgagacagcccgtctctgctagaggagggagggcagcgagagcaacgctgcaccccatagaaccccgggtcgggcgtcccgggggcaaaactgctcggcagagccccaaaaccggactccccaactatccggctgccctagtaagagcgccggagtgagaagggtcgaagtcgcgggggccattttgagcaccatcgtcgctctagcggagagaagctccgagccggaggcggagagcgctggattcttctaaaagaaagaattagaaatcaagactgtaagtaagctcTCAAATTTGGATTGGATATTGAATATTAATTTGGATTAATTTGgaatttgggagagagggagacaaaacggaagccaccccctcccaccggtagctaaggaacagtaaaataaatacccgaagccaCGAACTGAATGGTTAAAAGGTATCCTCAAAGACATAAAAAAGttctcccctggatgcagggtaaaagaGGAGAAGGACGattccctgcagaaagatgaagaAGAATGAGGAAAGCCTTTTGTTTCcctgggagccggcagcccagacaacccagtgagctgatgaGGATTTATAAATGAGCTTTATTTCATTAAGACTTTTAAGAAGTTAGAAGTATATGCTTTGAAATGTTTGGattgtgaaatgttggtttggaTCTTTGTGaatttggaaatggaaaatgcaactactttgctgagactgggaaaataagcagtGACCATTTTTCACCCCACACGATAAGTAGTGACCTTGACAAgacggaactatgtcaacaaaaaggtactcgcctgagttccagcggattgttttgacagccatgtgggaactaaaaataggactatgccgagatgagattcaacagcaagaactaaagcagcaatttcagatggtgattgctgaatatgatttcttagatgATGAagatattgaaatggaaatggaagaggaagatagtgACAATGACAGTGACAGAAATTTGGATGATTTTGACAATGAGGTGGACTCTGATTTGCAGCATGAAgataacaatgatgatgactgggacaatacaacacaaaacgaagcacaccacaagggaaaagttgacattgttttacaaaaagagaagcggagtacccctcctttgaggagggaacgacaggaaccaatggaattacagatttcccacaaggagaaggacatgaacaacttaagaaggggagaaactcagggggcCCTCATGGATATCTGGGgggcaaaacattggaaaaagggggtggggtgaaggaagaatgggagtgtaattattaggaTGGATTATCAAGATCAAATTAGGATTGTTGACTACGGAACTTActggattggagggaggtagcCGGAATTTGGGGGagaaaggttatattgggattTGTTAGAGTGCAAGAGTTgattatgggaaaagttaaaataaaagaagtctagggatttaaaaattttaagaagtctattgaggggggggaattaggcgagggaagaaaaattggattaTGAATTATAGGTATTAAGAGATTtagtgaaaatggtattagctaagtttaaaaattttatgaagaggaaaagtaagcagtttatagataaggaaactgttaaagaggatagtaaagggatgaaaaccgggaaaggggggaggtaggggaagcccacaaaatatggtttattaatgtaaatttgaaaaagattgtttttattattgttttttgtcttttttcttttctatcatttttttttgaaattctttcttttttttagtatagattttttctttctggatagctgggtggttgtctccctgctctctgcccctggagctctctggtggcaggaggggactctgggggagggggggacataaactcaactacaaaatggaccatcttcaactgcccgcctgcatgggattctcctgtggcaggggagggcccatgggaggggggtggaaagaaggtggaaaatctgTCTATGTAAGCGTCtttcttatatacattttttttgtaatctgtaaaattaataaaaaatatttttttaaaaaaaaatagaatcgtACATAAAACCTACATCTTTAAAATACTACATAAATCACATGTAACATTGATGGAACTTACATACTGAAAGGGTAAAATTTAATACAGATTTGGAAAAACCCCATTgattattaaaatatattatgaTTAAATAAGAGCATCCCCCACTGCAATCTCCTTGATAACTCTTTTCTGGATTTTCATTGCTGCTAGGGCAAAAAGAGAAACTTTGTGAGGTGGTCATACCAGCAATTTCTCCAGTATTTGAAGCTTAAGCCCTGCTGAGTTTAccctgccttcctccccacccccttccaaatCCTTCACCAATAAGCCATTTCACAGATGCACATGGAATATCCTTGCATACAGATTTTGTTGCATACAGCCTGCAGCTAACATGGGAAGGACTGAAGTATTAATTCCACATGGATTCAAAAGTTGCTTTTTttatatcatcatcaccaccaccaccacctagtCACCAGCAAGCATTCAATAAAAGGAACTATATAACCCTAGACCCAGGTGGCCATAtaacccagggacccaggtggtgctgtgggttaaaccactgagcctagggcttgctgatcagaatccctgtgacggggtgagctcccgttgcttggtcccagctcctgccaacctagcagttcgaaagcacgtcaaaatgcaagtagataaataggaactgctacagcgggaaggtaaacggcgtttccatgtgctgctctggtttgccagaagcggctttgtcatgctggccacatgacctggaagctatacgccggctccctcggccaataatgcgagatgagcgcgcaaccccagagtcggtcacgactggacctaatggtcaggggtccctttacctttacctttatataaccCTAGAACATGAATACAAGTTATCATCAATAAAATTGGCACCGTCCCAGGTTTCCTCACTGGTATCAGAAGAGATCTGTTGtctgctttctttaaaagaaatgcactggatgttttacagtcataccttgggctgcttacgctgcaggttgcgtactttcagggtaagaacgcggcggacccgaaagtgtttacttctgggttccgctgcgcgtgcatgcgcagaaacgttctgcgcgcttcgtgcatgcacagaagcgttctgcacactttgggcatgcacagaagcgctctatcagtgcttcacGCATGCACGACACCACTCTGGATACGTAATTTTAGGGGTGAGAACAGCACCCGGAACGGATctagtacgtatccagaggtaccactgtactgctcttGTCCCAGCATATTCTGATGCAGCCCAAGAGATCTTTAGAAAGCCTCTCACAGGAACGCAAGAAGTTGCCCTAGGAGATTCCATAAGAGGCAAGGAGGTGtccaggggtggggtgcagaaggtgtgaataaaattcaaaacagtgttataagaaaaactgcttcctttcccttatggggtattccatagcccgtatagagtccttaagtatcagtaggagaaaataacagaggccagccagagtatattgagaagcaaagcggctagcaaacctgatctttattcaaggaactgttgcaacagggtccccactcaccacacgcaggagggaggaaaaccctgaacaatggtgtgcaagcccttatatagacttttgaaattgcccaccctgtagcccaggACCACCAGCACCCCAAAAAACCATATGTACATCACaaaaggaggcggtctacagcagaaattctgtctgccaggatacccaataatggtcactgactgcattacctgggcagcctggcattcttttgtgatggttaatactttagtttctgaatccaggtcacaggctcaccctattcatacacaaatacacccttaagacaggatttgtaagcaaaaaagACAAGGGGAACACTTTCCTCATTTGCCTcctttactgcagaggaatatttgcgGTCATTGGGAGAATCAAA contains:
- the PANX3 gene encoding pannexin-3, whose product is MSIAHTAGEYMLSDALLPDPNGSRAKGLRLELSCDRIVKFVTVGLPLLLVSLSFAREFSSGSQISCFSPANFTGKQSAYVDAVCWDSLLHYDYDTMGDSRSRSLWVLKVFPYSLLVIAVAMYLPSLLWRYAAASSLNCDLLFIIDELDKSYNRSIRLVQHMVKLQQSGTDPEELWEEYDKARRERYFEFPLLERYLTCKQRSYYLVGVYVLRNLLLLFLLAATCFYLGYFHVGVFFQDEFSCTIKVGLLRDELHIPGSVPCKLVFFTVFQVTSICIGCVYVLLGPIVIYHLLQLCQWDKRLLSIYEMLPAFDLLSRKMLTCPLNDLNIILLFLRANISEVKSFSRLSVLCTLRDVRADKEDIDTVVDFMTLLAGLEMSKPKHNLCANGNSAHPNSEIIEMKPALESKED